The genomic region acaacttgaatagacaacttgaatacactcaataatacacaaatcctttctccagtttagtctcttatttctaacatggtatcagagccatcctccttgaagaggatataTTGTTTTTTCTTTTGGTGAAATCACTGTATTTTTTCACACTTTTCCTCTATTCCATTTTTCTTGTCTTTTGTTACATCTTTGATACTTTTTCATCTCACCGACTAACCTATTCTCTCCGTCTTGTGTCTTTCCGAGTCAAATAATCAAACACCAATGTCATCCGTTGTTTACCtattctcatggagaaatcatatatttttcgCTCTCTTTCGCCAGTTTCGTTTCCTTGTGGCAGTTTCATCTGCTTCCTTATGACAATTCCGTCTGCGCTTCTTTCAGACAGCGACAGTTCCATCTGCACTTGCTTTGGATAGTTTCGTGTGCACTTCCTTCAAACAGCGGTAGTTCCATATGCCCTTCTTTTCGACAGTTTTGTCTGTGCTTCCTttagacaagcggcagttccatctgcgcttccttccaGCAATTTCATCTGCGCTTCCTTCTGACAGTTCCATCTGCACTTCCTTCAGATAGCGGCAGtttcgtctgcgcttccttcagacaaacGGCAGTTCTATCTGTGCTTCctttcggcagttccgtctgcacctattttatcagtttatgcaatttttttcctctttatttcgttgttttaaataagtttcaaactcaaattgtcacttgagtttgaggggggtgttagaatataattaggataaattagaattatttagtatatctgaatatttattatagaatattacgtccttattattacgattctcttagcacctataTTTAtatccttctatattgtatcattttagacaacttgaatacactcaataatacacaaattctttctccagtttagtctcttgtttccaAAGAACAACATTAATTAATTGAATGTTATTGAAGGAGAAATTGATGTGGATTATTTTCTTCTTTATAAGTTTGAGTTTGTTGATGATGGGTGTGCCGGCAGAGATAAAGGGTGGGCATGTCACGTCGATGAGCATGATAAGGAAATTGTTATGCACTTATATCACACAGCACGTGACTATGGCTTCCATTGGGGGGCAACCCCTTTGAACCTTCAAAGTTAGTTGTTTCATTTGCATTGAATCATTGTGTTTGTTGTGGAAAAGCATCTTGTGTTTTCTGTCTtctcaacatcatcaattcatcaatgTTTGGATCAATTGAATCTGTAGCCATAACTTAATTTTCACTCCACAAATTCATTTGACCCTCAAACTTATTTTCCTAATTAatgggatttttttttaaatgtttcttTGAAGTTATCTTTAGCACATTTTTATCATatagtttatatttatttttgttttcagaaAATAGAAAGTTAAAATGATGATAAACATTCTATATATATAGGAGATTGATAATATGAATATACGATTTTGTCATGTTCATTTTGAATATGAGAGGTTCAAAATTTTTCGTTAAAAGTTATAAAGAGATAGGTTATGCGTATGTGGAGAAAATATGTCGAATAAATAGACAGAAGATTATTTTTGGATGCATGTGTATTGTCCTATACAAATCTACTAGATAGTTTTGTCCAAGTCTACGTCCTAGTGTTATACACAAATCTATGTatgatattaattatttaattatcacAAACTCAGTGTCCATTTATACCAATAAAATTTAAtggtaattaaataattaaagaaatTTTGTTACAGTAGTGgaattacaaaaaaaatcatctaatggtaatagaaTGATCTAGCCATATATTTTGTTTCTATTAACCAACATATCAATCTATTATCTATCTATTATTATATCGTATCATATCATCTGTCTTCTNNNNNNNNNNNNNNNNNNNNNNNNNNNNNNNNNNNNNNNNNNNNNNNNNNNNNNNNNNNNNNNNNNNNNNNNNNNNNNNNNNNNNNNNNNNNNNNNNNNtgtttatatatatataacttgagatttttttttgtttgaattaaAGTATTTACTATCTTGACTAACCTAAcatttgttattatttaattttacatattcaatagacaaaaaaaaaaggattaaTATGTCTATTAGGTTAATAGTCTGTTGATCACATTATTGtttaaatttctgtttttttttttaattaaagaaataaaaggaaTTGAAACGTCATATGGAGTTTTAGGTCATTTAGTGTCTTGTAGGTGTGTAAAGGAATTTATGTAACATGACAAAGGGAAATGTCCAAAATCTCCGAGCATCGTGTACATGAGTCAGCTTTCTTCCAATCAGAATAATATTGGAAGTTTTGTCATGTGATTTACGTCAAACCATAACTTCATTCTTGAACTTTCATCATAGTAGAAACTAGAAACTAGAAACCCACTTTCTCCCTAAAAAATGCCACATGTTATTGAAGCTATAGCTCCATTTAGAATTTGTTTTTCAGGTtatattataaatttaattttgatacacggtcaaaataaaataattttatacgtatATCTAATgacataatattaaataaataaaaataattattttttatattgattgcgtaaataattatttaaaagaaCGAATATAATTATAcgattatataatatataaaaattaaacacTTATATTATTATATGATAATGATTATTATTTAGTTCATTCATCCACCTTTTGGTTTACTATTATTTTATTTGGTCTATAACTAATCACCAATATGATTAGACCTTTTTGCATAACTACCATTACTCCATTAGGATATGTCTTTATTAGCAACCAACTTATGATAATTTTAAACAATGTATACTATTATACATTATCATCACTTTATTATTGAGCTACTTATTTTTAGTTAAGACGTCCTTTGTGTATCGGTCNNNNNNNNNNNNNNNNNNNNNNNNNNNNNNNNNNNNNNNNNNNNNNNNNNNNNNNNNNNNNNNNNNNNNNNNNNNNNNNNNNNNNNNNNNNNNNNNNNNNNNNNNNNNNNNNNNNNNNNNNNNNNNNNNNNNNNNNNNNNNNNNNNNNNNNNNNNNNNNNNNNNNNNNNNNNNNNNNNNNNNNNNNNNNNNNNNNNNNNNNNNNNNNNNNNNNNNNNNNNNNNNNNNNNNNNNNNNNNNNNNNNNNNNNNNNNNNNNNNNNNNNNNNNNNNNNNNNNNNNNNNNNNNNNNNNNNNNNNNNNNNNNNNNNNNNNNNNNNNNNNNNNNNNNNNNNNNNNNNNNNNNNNNNNNNNNNNNNNNNNNNNNNNNNNNNNNNNNNNNNNNNNNNNNNNNNNNNNNNNNNNNNNNNNNNNNNNNNNNNNNNNNNNNNNNNNNNNNNNNNNNNNNNNNNNNNNNNNNNNNNNNNNNNNNNNNNNNNNNNNNNNNNNNNNNNNNNNNNNNNNNNNNNNNNNNNNNNNNNNNNNNNNNNNNNNNNNNNNNNNNNNNNNNNNNNNNNNNNNNNNNNNNNNNNNNNNNNNNNNNNNNNNNNNNNNNNNNNNNNNNNNNNNNNNNNNNNNNNNNNNNNNNNNNNNNNNNNNNNNNNNNNNNNNNNNNNNNNNNNNNNNNNNNNNNNNNNNNNNNNNNNNNNNNNNNNNNNNNNNNNNNNNNNNNNNNNNNNNNNNNNNNNNNNNNNNNNNNNNNNNNNNNNNNNNNNNNNNNNNNNNNAGATAAACTTTGTTAGAATTTGGTTGATTTCTGTTGAAgactttattatatattttttacctCATTTTAAAAATTGAGTGGACTCAGGGTTTAATATATATAACCCTAAAACTTAGTTTAAAAAGTAAAAGTCACTTAACATTTCTAAAGACTATTATGATCATACATTCATACTCTCTAGCGATATAAAACTTTTAATAAACTTGTAATTAAGAAATCCAATTATTAAACAAATTAAGATCTGATACTAATTTACAATCATCTATGGTTTATTATTGTCATTTTTATATCTTAactactaataaaaaaatattatatatacataaaaattaACAACTATGTATNNNNNNNNNNNNNNNNNNNNNNNNNNNNNNNNNNNNNNNNNNNNNNNNNNNNNNNNNNNNNNNNNNNNNNNNNNNNNNNNNNNNNNNNNNNNNNNNNNNNNNNNNNNNNNNNNNNNNNNNNNNNNNNNNNNNNNNNNNNNNNNNNNNNNNNNNNNNNNNNNNNNNNNNNNNNNNNNNNNNNNNNNNNNNNNNNNNNNNNNNNNNNNNNNNNNNNNNNNNNNNNNNNNNNNNNNNNNNNNNNNNNNNNNNNNNNNNNNNNNNNNNNNNNNNNNNNNNNNNNNNNNNNNNNNNNNNNNNNNNNNNNNNNNNNNNNNNNNNNNNNNNNNNNNNNNNNNNNNNNNNNNNNNNNNNNNNNNNNNNNNNNNNNNNNNNNNNNNNNNNNNNNNNNNNNNNNNNNNNNNNNNNNNNNNNNNNNNNNNNNNNNNNNNNNNNNNNNNNNNNNNNNNNNNNNNNNNNNNNNNNNNNNNNNNNNNNNNNNNNNNNNNNNNNNNNNNNNNNNNNNNNNNNNNNNNNNNNNNNNNNNNNNNNNNNNNNNNNNNNNNNNNNNNNNNNNNNNNNNNNNNNNNNNNNNNNNNNNNNNNNNNNNNNNNNNNNNNNNNNNNNNNNNNNNNNNNNNNNNNNNNNNNNNNNNNNNNNNNNNNNNNNNNNNNNNNNNNNNNNNNNNNNNNNNNNNNNNNNNNNNNNNNNNNNNNNNNNNNNNNNNNNNNNNNNNNNNNNNNNNNNNNNNNNNNNNNNNNNNNNNNNNNNNNNNNNNNNNNNNNNNNNNNNNNNNNNNNNNNNNNNNNNNNNNNNNNNNNNNNNNNNNNNNNNNNNNNNNNNNNNNNNNNNNNNNNNNNNNNNNNNNNNNNNNNNNNNNNNNNNNNNNNNNNNNNNNNNNNNNNNNNNNNNNNNNNNNNNNNNNNNNNNNNNNNNNNNNNNNNNNNNNNNNNNNNNNNNNNNNNNNNNNNNNNNNNNNNNNNNNNNNNNNNNNNNNNNNNNNNNNNNNNNNNNNNNNNNNNNNNNNNNNNNNNNNNNNNNNNNNNNNNNNNNNNNNNNNNNNNNNNNNNNNNNNNNNNNNNNNNNNNNNNNNNNNNNNNNNNNNNNNNNNNNNNNNNNNNNNNNNNNNNNNNNNNNNNNNNNNNNNNNNNNNNNNNNNNNNNNNNNNNNNNNNNNNNNNNNNNNNNNNNNNNNNNNNNNNNNNNNNNNNNNNNNNNNNNNNNNNNNNNNNNNNNNNNNNNNNNNNNNNNNNNNNNNNNNNNNNNNNNNNNNNNNNNNNNNNNNNNNNNNNNNNNNNNNNNNNNNNNNNNNNNNNNNNNNNNNNNNNNNNNNNNNNNNNNNNNNNNNNNNNNNNNNNNNNNNNNNNNNNNNNNNNNNNNNNNNNNNNNNNNNNNNNNNNNNNNNNNNNNNNNNNNNNNNNNNNNNNNNNNNNNNNAGAGCATATTGGGCTTGAATAATACATATTAAGATTACTTAACAAATGAAGAGAATAGAAAATGGAAGATAAAGATGTATAAAAAATGGATAGCATTAAGAATGGTGGAGGGAACAAGGGTAAGGCCCTTAATCAGTAGTAGTGGATGACAAGTCACTCTCAAAGGCGTGTTTGGCAAAGGGGACAACCTTCATGCCTGTGACTTTGTCATCTTAGGTGGACAATGGGACATGTCCAATTTCTCCAAACCATTTGGGCCCCACAACAACAATCTCACACACCACAAATTTTCTTCCTTTATTCATCATATCATATCTTCAACTCTCTTCTTAGTTCccactattataaatacattgCCCTAGTACAATTATTATTCATACCATACAAACATTATAGCTTCTTCATTCATTCAAGTTCTCTCATTTTCTTCACATATCCAACAATTCAAACAATGGCAGCTAATGTATACTCTGTTAGAAGCTCCAAGATTCGTTCATGGGAGAGGTGTTCCAAACAAGTTAGGCAACAAAGGACAAGGCTTTACATAATTTGGAGATGCACTGTCTTGCTCTTGTGTTGGCATGACTAAACTCTCCCAATCTCGTCGGCGGAATGTCAAGTCCCACATCGGTTAAGTTTGGACTAAGAAAAGAGTACATATTTTAGAATATCTATAATTTTATTCTCTTAGAAATTTAGATCAAGATGTAGAGGTGGATCTATTGATTTAGAATTCTTCAATTTGTGGTGAAGCTGAATTTGGGGTTCCAATTTGTGATTACTAACCATATACTTTGAGATAAGTAGTAGTGATGAAATTGTATTGTTGTATTATTGTACCTTATGGAAATTAAGTATAAGTTTTGGGGGTGGTAGTACTAGTAAGATCATCAATACTAACAAGGTTTTATATATGTTAGGTTGTAGGGTAGGTAAAGAAATTAAAGTAGGAGCTTAAGAGCAAGATTCATAGTGAAATGTGTAAGCTATGAACAAGCATTGTATTGTAAATAATTCAAAATTGAAGATGAAGATTATATTCCTTTATATTATGACTTCATCAACTAAGCCCTTGATTCTCAGTTTTGTttagtattttttgtttaatattaGCTTTTAATTATTGCCATTGAATCAATAGTTGCAATGTGCAAATTTGGTGGACAAATATGATtgaaatttggtgatttttcttTCAAGTTAACAAAGAGTTTGCTCTTAATATATAATTATCTtaatgaaattaaagaaataaaaaaatgaaaacaaaaaccaGTTCCGGAATCAACCATGCATTATTATAAGCAACCTCCAAATTCCAAAGTGagagtttaaaaattttaaatcaatggATCACCAACCATTTCCTAACACTAAAAGTTAAGATATTGGATTGAAGTGCATTTTATCTTACTTCTGGATAGCATGGAATCCTCATTTTGTTGAGTGTTAAATTTTTCAATGTGgcaatgaagaagaacaaaaaccaTATATTATACAAGCTTTTCAATTCCAAAATGAAGCTAAGAATANNNNNNNNNNNNNNNNNNNNNNNNNTTAATGTTAATATTGGTTTACACTTTACAACATATGATGATGCTAACATAATGGGTTTTCAGTCATGTTCCAATTAGGTTGCACAAGTGGGCAGTGTCATTCATTCACTTGGAATATGATGGCATCCAAACATGACATAAAGTAACAATAATAGGAAGACAATAACATTCATCAATGCCTTTGAAAACACCACCTTGTTCTTTGGACACACAAATCACTTGTAGGGGTCCTTTATTTGGATTAGAGATAatactaaattaaattatttagacTCAATAGTAATTTGTTTGATTGAACTACATTAATGATAATTCACATTCCTAATAATTCTTATCTTTTAGAGTTTTAGGTATTAATCTGTGTTATCCAATTCAAACTCCTTTAAAGGGAGAAAATGAAAATCTAATTatctttaaattaaatatataaaatttatacatgataaaaattataaattaaacagtgattaattttttttattactttacATATCTCTGAATTTTCTCTATTATCCTACAGAGCATGATGGCATTGAGACTGTTACATCAAGCATCCCAAATTCTACAAAAAAGTTTATTTAGAAAGTGATAATCTTTTGAACACTACAATATATTATAACACTACTCATAATATAAAAAGTGATGATATTTATAGAGGTACCTACATTACTAGCAATCTCATTATTATACAATTTATCAGATGCACTCATGATTACTTCTAATCAAAGATGTTCTAATGTTCATTTACCAAGAAATGTATTGTTATTGACCAATTACATTCCACTATGTTGTTTTGGGGGAAAAAAAACCGCATCaagttttccttttcctttttaattactatTAATTCGAtagttaaaatttttcaattcctGCAATAATATATGTTCAATAAGatagtaaacaaaaaaatataaaattattgcaCATCTGATAAGTGATAACCAAAAGTAAGAAACCGGGTATAAGAAAAATTCACCTAATTATGTTTTCTGTACAAAATTGCAGAAAGATTGAAGAGTTGAACTTTTCAAGTTACTAGCTATTTACTACTACCTACTACGGCTACTCATATTTGAAATAGAAGATATAAGCAAAATACCTAACATAACTACCACTCAAAAATATCCCATCCGTCATCAACAAGATCCTTGTTGTCATCATTAGCTTTGAATTTTTCCATCTCCCTCTCCTTCAACTTCAACTTCAGCTTCTCCTTTAACTTTTCATGTTCCTTTTCCTTCTCCATATccaccttctcctcctcctccttcttccccTCATCATCATGCCAACTTTTCTTAGAAGAAAGGCTTGCAACTGAGGCAGCTGGACTAGTCTTCAGTAGTTCAGTCGAATCACTGAGCACAGAACCAGCTTCCGATGCCGCCGAGGTTTTGTGGGATGAACCTGAAGATGCTAAGATGCAACTGGTCTCCTTTGAGGTGAAGGATTGGCTCAAAGGAAGATTTGCatcaaatttctcttttagaagCCTAATGTCCTGACAAATAACAGATATTTCTCCTCTGCAGAGTAAACAAGTAAAAGATAAAATAACATCAGGATAGGAAGTTTTTAAGAAAATCATAATTAACAAAGTCAAGAATATGCACACATACCATTGGTTTGCAAATTATCAACTCATAACCAAAACTAAAACAATGTAGAAAAGGTTAACAACCATTTCtagcatttttttaaaaaaaccaaCAGTAAGTTTTtgagattaattgataattgacaGCAAAGAGGATGAGATAATGGAAACAAGCAGGaaaatacatatttaaaaaagaagcctgaaaacacttactGCAAGACATCAACAACCCGCCCACGGTCCATCAGGAACTCCCGTAACTGGCAAGAAGAAAAAACAAGAATCGGAACACTATAAATATTAGAAATATATTCCTcaatgaaataataaaataaatggtaTAGCAGGGAAAGCACAAACCTTTGAATTCTCTTCTGCCTCCTTTTGTAGCCTTAAGGACTCCAGTGCTACCTTattcatctcctcttcctgttcagcAAGAAGTTTTCTTGCAGATTCCTCCTTTTCCAGCTTTTCATGCTCAGCTGCTTTCCTCAATTCCTCTGCTGCAGCTAGTCGTGATTCAAGATTTTGGCGCATCTGGAAGCACACCGAGGAGATGAACCAAAATAAGAATCTAGTAATTTTATTCCTTTGATATCAAGTAAAGTAATCCAAATGTGGGGAACAGCTTTTACATCCATTATTACATAAACTTATGGAGAAAATGTTTGAAGAACAATTTTCAACTAAACAAGTTAAATTGTAAACAACCTCTTCAAGAATGGCAAGAGACTTGTCCCTCTCTTCAGACAAACCGAGCAGACGAGATTGAAGTTCCCTAAGTTCAGTTGCAAGAATTGCCTTTTCTCCATAAACTTCTCCTGCATGCTGCAAAAAGAATACTTGGGGTAAAAAATGTGTTCATTAACACAGCAGCACCAAACATTTAGTAACTTTTTAGATCAACAATTATTCTTATTGTGTACAACCATGTCATTTGCTTCTTTGGCATGTTCCAGCATTGTTTGATATTCTTCCACCCTAGCAAGAATATCGCAGCCTCCTGTAGCAGCTTCCATATTGGCCTCCTTTGCAGATTTCTCCTGAAGCTCCACTTCTCTCATTAAGTTCATAAGAGATTCCATTGATGAAAACAAAGTTCCCTgtatcattatcaatatcaaataaaatattaatataaagtAAGAAGTTCTTAACAGATTTCATCTAGCAAATTGTTATTACATTATTCTAAACTCttaatattcacatattaacTAAACCTTCCATTTAACAATTATAAATTGCTAGACGTCATTCGGTGTAGCAATGACATTACTTTCACAATCCAAGCCATTTATCATTATAAAGCTACTAGCAATGACTATAACATTCAATATAATAAGCAGCGGCTAAAATaccttgttagtttttgcttcaTCAATTATCTCCTCAAGCACATCAATCCTGCATATTTGACTAGATTGGACAGTTTTATTATTCTGATGAATTTCATCAACAGCACCATTActttcaattgcaagaaaatctTGCTTTGAAGATGCAGAAACATTCTCTAGATCATCATTAACTGTATCTCCTTGAACATGACAAACAGCTTGACCCTCAGCATCTTCTTTGTCAATCAAGGCAGTTTCACATTTGTCCAGCAAGAGGTTTTCAGTAGAAATAGTAGCAGCAGAACTAACAAAACCCATCAATTCTTCAGTCAGAACGTtcgcatttgcattagcattttCATCCAAGGAAACTGACTCCTTGATAACGTCACGTTCAATCTGTTGACACACCCCAGCAGAAATCAGATTTTCGCTGTCAGCATCTACATCAACTTGTCCCCACTCCCAATTTTCATAAGCATCCTGCCTAAAACCATTTGATGTATCCTTCTTAGCTGTCTTACTTGAGGTCTC from Arachis ipaensis cultivar K30076 chromosome B02, Araip1.1, whole genome shotgun sequence harbors:
- the LOC107626048 gene encoding calponin homology domain-containing protein DDB_G0272472, which gives rise to MGFNSVYRSLQDIFPQVDSRILRAVAIEHPKDADQAAEIVLTEIIPFIPKSNNPPATPPQDNGPGVPINLQVEREEEGNKLRHRRRVDVKDVGPSFASPSIPVEITNTAGNYACVNDGGFSSAPQLMPIQITKTVDCSSTPDLNVSLDVASNSNDGTARVLGRNQILDLNVLWNGEDNFTGETSSKTAKKDTSNGFRQDAYENWEWGQVDVDADSENLISAGVCQQIERDVIKESVSLDENANANANVLTEELMGFVSSAATISTENLLLDKCETALIDKEDAEGQAVCHVQGDTVNDDLENVSASSKQDFLAIESNGAVDEIHQNNKTVQSSQICRIDVLEEIIDEAKTNKGTLFSSMESLMNLMREVELQEKSAKEANMEAATGGCDILARVEEYQTMLEHAKEANDMHAGEVYGEKAILATELRELQSRLLGLSEERDKSLAILEEMRQNLESRLAAAEELRKAAEHEKLEKEESARKLLAEQEEEMNKVALESLRLQKEAEENSKLREFLMDRGRVVDVLQGEISVICQDIRLLKEKFDANLPLSQSFTSKETSCILASSGSSHKTSAASEAGSVLSDSTELLKTSPAASVASLSSKKSWHDDEGKKEEEEKVDMEKEKEHEKLKEKLKLKLKEREMEKFKANDDNKDLVDDGWDIFEW